The Rosa chinensis cultivar Old Blush chromosome 7, RchiOBHm-V2, whole genome shotgun sequence DNA segment TCATACTGTAGTATACAACTATATGTCAATATTAATCTAAAGAttgagttattttattttccatcgTTGGATCTAGATCCAATAATGGTTTATCATAATTTCATTGCTCAACAATAAGACGCCACTTCTACTTGCTAGTTAAATTATGAAACATTTAACATCAACATACCTGAGCAAAAGCGATTTGTTTTATCTTGATCTTCTTTTAAGTTTGAAACATTTATGGAAATACCAAGACTGTTAACATCAACTGCTTGTATATGTATACCTATcaagaaaggaaagtaaaagctcagtttaacaacaacaacaaaaaaaaaccacacacacacaaacatttatactatttttttttttaatcaaagtgGGTATAAATCCATTAAGAAGTAGTGAGAGGCAAACATTACACATAATCCGCCCTATGATGGGCCCATCCGAAATAAGCCACTGCTAAGAGCCCTAGAAACTAGAACCCTACGTAAAGATGCGGTTGATAGCAACCGAACCCAAGTAACCAAGAGAATATGACACTATCAGATCGAATCATGTCAAATTCCCAACTCAATTTATTCTTAACACTTTTGGGACCTCTCTACACAGAGGAGGCTTCCCCAGAAGCATCTACTCTGGGCAATAGGCTAAACAGCCCAAAACGCAAAACATACCACTAAGCCCATAAAAACTGCAGCTCTAGCTAAACCACCCAACAAATGAAGGGAATTATTGAAACAAAAAACTAAGCTAATGAAATTTAATCAAGATGACCAAGCCCAAGTGAGAGCAATAAGAAGCCTATCACCTCCCTTGGCCAGAGAAACTTATGTCGTCGCTGCACCACCTACCAACCGTCCTCGACCAGCCGACCAACAACCCCCCTGCCAACCAACGACAGAAATCTGCGACGCCCCTACATCTCCAGCAAAGGAATCCAACATCCAACACCGCTCGGGCCTCTGTCGTACCTTGCCGCACAGCCATTGATCATCGACGAGAAGGAGAAAGCACCTTTACCCCTCACATCCATTACTCAGACTCAGCTAGACATCCCGTCCGACAGCACCTGCATCGCCTCAACGAGGTAAAAGATCCACATCAACCCGATAAGGCTCGAGATTTGTATCTCATTGACCAGGCTTGAGGTCCACATCGGGCCTACGAAATTCAAGGACTGTGCCGACACGGAGGGCAGCTGAACGAGCAATAGGAAAACAAAGGAGAAAACTCTGGTCTTGGGCGGCTAGGGTTTTTTTGATACAAACATTTatactgtcaatcactttattAGCCAAAATGGCTATGGAAAGGCATTATGTCATTAGactatatattaattttaaatattatttagaggAGATTATGATaagtaacaaaaataaattaaaatgaaaaaacaaaaaccgtTCACTAATCCACTCTCTCTACATCCAAGTTTTTTCAATAACATCCACCATATTTGGAAaacttctcatttttcatttttctattctcaaagaaaaaacttcatacacacattttttttttttttaaacaagttGACAGATCCattaatatttaaaaaaagaaaaattacaattttTATCAAGCTACATCAAAATGTAGAGGCACCAAATTGTTATTACCAAATTCCAACCCCAAGCCCACACATCATTAGTTTGTGTTGATGTAATTGCCAActaaaaaatttaaacaaatttcttttaagaaaaaaaaattgttacttTATATTCTCATTTAGAAAAGAAGgttctgtaattttttttcataaatgtTAAACAATCATGTTAAATTAATTCCTACCACAAAAGTTCATAGCTAATAGAGTTCTAGCACATAGGCAGAATTCTTTCAAACAACACGCTTGCATGCACCCTAAACCCAAAGTTCGGCTTCTGTGCAATTCCTCTCATTCGATGGCGCATGATGTTGGGGCGAGCCACCGGCTTTTCCCTCTTTTCATGGTCTGCTGCCGAACGGGTGGTTTTTCATCATGGGGCTCGGGGAGGTCTGTTGCTACTTGAAGTCTGGCAGGATGGGCTTTGAAGATAGGTCTAGTGCAACACCCCTGAAGCAAGGTGGTCAGGCAATTTTGATTCTAGGGATGTCAATGGCAAATTGGGAGGGACTGGATTTCGATCCGCTTTGTTTTCTAGCAGCGACGCCGGCGTCTAGTGGCGACATCAATCTGGAATCTGGGTGGACTCAAATCgttttggttttgagttttcttgGATATTAGTGTATGGGGCGCGTGGTGGTCAGAGTTGTTTTGTCGGAGGCATCTGGGATCGGTAGCGACGTGGTCATGGTGGGTGCGACATCGACGAGGTCGTGGTTGAAGCCACCATGTGAAGGAGATGAAGCATTGGGCTGGGTTTCGGCCGTTTTTCCTAGGGTTTGAGTGGGACTACTCTTTGGGCTGCTGTCAATTAGGCTTGAGTGAATTGGGTCTAGGGTGAGCCCTAGGCCTACCATTTAGGCTTCCATTTAgttagttttttctttctaaataatTTCTTGTTTTTTAGGAAGCTATGCACTCCTGTGTTAGTATGGTGCCTATTTACTGTGATTTGTtttcatagtttataggctttctTGAATAAGTGAGTATGGGTACGGTCAAATTATCAGACCTAATATATATCGCTGTGGTTTACCATAAACTTTTTATCTACCCATTTCTGGccttagtatttttttttgttttgttttttgtttttttttttgaaataaaggttcattgcattagatgaccagCCAACAAGCTagagtctaacatacacttaaTGACAGAAACAACCAAGCTCCTATCTAAGTAATGTAAACTCATTATAAGTCAATTTGAGCCCGCTTTGTAAAGCAAACCCATAGacaaagaacaactccgtgtcttctaCGGCAAAATCAAAGACTAGCATCCCCATTAGCCAGGAGCGCAATTGCAGTACTAACAGAGAGCCACTTCCTAGCGAACGAACAGGAACAAGTCTTTATCCACAAGCCGCTTAAAAAATACACCAATCTTAttccagataattaccaactcctATAGCAGTCTTGATTGGAAAATGATTAGTCCTGGACCATATACCGGCCAAAATGCCCAAGAATGTCCACCTCTTAGGCCAGACCCACTCCCATCACTAAGTGATCAATGAGAGTGGTAAGACACCCTCCCTACTGGCCTGCAACATGGAGCCCAGAAACCTAAGTTTGAGCCCAAGCCCAACTGCCCAAGCCCAAACTTGAGTAGAACGAGCAGAAACTCTTCCCTTCTATCATCTCGTCTTCACTGCCGCCATGGTATCCGGCGGCCTTGTCTTTCTCAACCGCCGCTCTGCCATAATCTAAGCCCCAATAAAGCAATCAACCGGAATCAGAGATGAAGGTGCCGACGTTGACGCCTCTTCCATGCTTCAACAATGTCGCTGCACAACACAACCAGACCCAACCTTACTTTGTTCCCTCCGATATGGTCTCCCCGACCAGACCAGTGCTCTTCTCCAACGCTGCTGCACGCGACCCTCAACGCCCAACAGTTACCCAAAAGCGTCCAGAACCCTCAATGAGAAAACTCGTTGCTGCTAGAGCAGCGAATGGTGTCGCCGCTCTCTACAAAACCTCTAGGGCTTTCTCTGACCCTCTAGTATGGCCTTAATCTTAACATATCAACAtgatattatttcaaaaaaaattaattaattcctAGCACATAAAGCCAAACTAAACCCCTATTTTATGATTTAACATAaaaattgattgatttataCAACTCATCACTTTATTAGGATTTGATGAAACAATGTACCTTTTTCATTATTGACCAACTTAGACTATGGATATAGTTATATACGAATCAAAAGGAAACAAAGTAACCAAAGAAaaactatgttttttttttcatcgttGCAATTATAAGATGGTTGATGAatttttaagggagaaaaacaaGATTAAGTGGTGATGGAATACGATTAAGGAATGGTTAGATGCGATGATGAGCTTTGACTTTAATTGCAATTTATGTTAACtaatatttttaaataaattaaCTATTTTGAGGACATGTTGAAAATATTAAATCAAAAGTAATAATGTGGCATCTTTTCTTAACGATCACATTGATCCTAGAGAGAGATCGGCTAGAAACACAGGTAGAGCAATCCTTATGCACTTCTTCTTAAGACTTGCAATTTGATcacctctgtaaattttcagccaaattgattatcgttaagacattcaaaactgcgatttacaatttatatgtatgaacggttcaggttgaacagattcagttcgtctattgatttaatctagtttgataccttaacgatcaccgatttgactgaaaatttgcaaaggtgatctatacattaggacataaaaactgaacggttgagattgcgaaatgtaatcgaaaagttagtctaatACCCTATCCCCAGAAAAGATAataaaaaagggatcccttaatggaagggctatatatatatatatatataggaattttctcaggtgcggacgtccgtaccgaattttcggtacggatttccggtTTTCGACCACTCTCCGACcatatttttacatcttaaccgttcagtttttaggtcctagtgtatagataatctctacaaaatttcagccaatttggtgatcgttaaggcatccaaaactacattttacacgaacggaccgaatctatCGAACTGGAACCATTcatatttataatggtaaattgcagttttggatgccttaacgatcaccaaattggctgaaattttgcagaggtgatctatacactaggacctaaaaactgaacggttaagatgtaaaaatgtggccggaaagtggtcgaaaacaggaaatccgtaccttccgctcggtacggacgtccgcacctgagacgaACTGTGTCCGCACCTGAGAcgaactgtatatatatatatatatatatatatatagagagagagagagagagagagagagagagagagagagagagagagagagagaagtcgaCTTCGCCAGAGGTCTATTTTTgaacaaaataagaaaattttagATAATGGTGCTAAAGTTACCTTAAGGGATCATGAATGAATTAACACTACATAActtgaagagaaaagaaaatggaataGCTAGTAGTGACATACGGTTGTAAACCCATTTTTGCCAGTATGTGAGTCGCGTTCCACTTAAAAATGCAGAGCGTGTTCCCGCCAACATTATCACAGGTTTATCTGTGACCAAGTTTGGGCAACGTTGAAGCAAGTCCCATGCAATATCTGAAGTACATAGCAGAGTGAATGAAGAAGTATTATGAACACTAACCTCCTAGCACACACCAATATATGtgtcaattgttttttttttcctttgcatattttacttttcttatttcttttctatatatttattatttatgtttcaaGTAAGTTAAATCTACACAACAACAAAAAGTAGATTTAAAGAGATTTTGTTAAGTAAATTGGCTTTATTTGGTCATTGAGAATTTAACCAACTACACGTACACATATAAATATCGCAAACAAACGACGGTCTTAGACCCAATATTCTCAGAAAAAATATACGTACCCAACATTTTCAGACGGCCCAAACATTGGACCAGAAGCATAGCGCCATGGGGACCGTTTTGTGGCGTTAGAGCTTCTGTTGGAGTGACCGAATAGAGATATCGACCCAATTTCCATTTGCTCCAACTAGCAGCCTCCACAACTGGAATGCGATTACTAAGAGTAACAGGGATCGAAAATAATCTGTTGTTCTTTTCAACCATGTATTTTGCCATCTCGATCGCATCTCCTTCGACCTTGCACTGCCTTGCAAGGGCACCCAATGGTGTGGCACCATTGTGGCCTTTGATTTCCAAATCTTCCGGTGTCATTAGCTGCACCAATTCTTTCACAATATGCACCTTCCCATTCAATGCTGCTACGTGAAGAGCTGTGTTTTGATAATATGGGTCTGTTGCTCTTAATGCGTTGTCGGCATCTGATCCAAGTCCTAAGAGACACTCCTTTGCATTATCCCAATCACCACCCATGACGTAATCGAAGAACGGAGCATAGCGATCAAAGTTGTTGGCATTGTTCTCGCCAGCTGCCATTTGTGCATATATAGTCAAATTGCTATAACTGAACTTGAGTTTCAGAACAATGCATATGGCTATAATTAATCACTCCAATTTGGAAAATCTCTTGTCAAAATGAATCTTAAAGGACCTTAAAATCTTTAACATGAATGGTATAAGGTCAATAGATCGGAATGTAGGTCATCACTTTTCTAAAAAACAAGACATCCTTTTTGAAAGGGGaatgatgtgtgtgtgtgtggactTCACGTACATGCAGGAGCGGTTGATGCGAACaattttgcttttattttttattttttgaacaaAGATATTTGGACCGGGGAGAGGTGGAACGGGAAATCCAACTTTTTCCAAAGCTAATTACCATGTTATTGCAGTGAGATCCCGATTGCCTAGGATTTTTTCACCTTAAAAGCACACGGGTATTCAGCAGTCGGACCTCATGAGGATTTCATTACCACGTGCGGACACTTTTATTATGTCTGCaagttttattatatatatagtctctagtaaagatttttttttttttttttttgaccaacTCTAGTAAATACTTGAAAATGAGGAttttatgagatattttgaattAACCATTCTATATAAAAGACGAATGCAAAAGAACAAGTTATAAAAGTATCTTGATCACGGGCCTGCCCAGCATCGATTGTGGTATCTCTCTCACCGTGTCTCTCTGCAAAAAGAATTATTCTTGATGCTTATCTCAACTTCTTATAATGTTGGGTGTGTATAACCAATAATGTCCAGGACCATTTAATTCTTAGGTTCAAGTTTAGCTTAATGCAAATTACAATGAGAAAGGAACATATAATTAAGAGATTTCATTTTTCAATGAAATTAATACTCCATTATCTAAATTATGGGAATGAGCATACCTGTTTCTTCTATTTCTGACTTGAGACGTAGCTTGAACTCTTTCTCCAATACCTCCCATGCTTCCATGGCTGTGTTGCTTTTACGGATAAAAGAAAACATCTCAGTCCCGCACGAAATGTTAATGGCATGTAAAGCCTTGGCATTGTTCTTCATCCACAACTTGTTTTCAGCTTCAGCATTTGGTATAGGATGTTTCCCTTTCACCACATCCCAAAGGTCTTCTGCCAACAAGTATGTCTTGACCCGAGAGCTCCACTCTTCATAGTTATGTTGGTTAAGAAGTTCGGGAACAATTGCATTGAAGTTAACAGTAGAACTTGCCATGCTCGCTCAATATCTCAATCAATTCGTTGATCGAGTGCTTGGTTAAAGGGATTAATATACTGCACTATGCATGGGCTCATGTCTTGCTTGAGCATCAGATAAAGGTTGTAGTGTTGTACCCTTGCTttactcttttcctttttttgctttttggaGAATAATAGTTTGTTCTAAATCTTGGCTTATGCCTTTGCTGCAATCGATAgttattctttctttctttttctttctttctattcttACCTCCAAATTTGGCATTTAGACCTcctcacttaatagacctccaacttacttttaccaATAATCattttgctatctacacctctctaatcTTCCTATAATGCCCattgtccaataaaatcaataaaactccctttttttttttttttttaagattctattcatactttcaaaaatcattAGTTGGATCTCCTttagtttttgaagatttggaattgcagcaattttttattttttttttggaagttcatcctccatatacgAGTTACAGAGGTGTTAGCTAGCACTTTTTTCAATAAATTGTCAACTCTTGGTTAGCGTAGGCAATAATACCATGTTTGCTCGTCATCTTGTACaaatatgttttccaagtattattttcattgcatttagatGTCATTGTCCCTAAACTAATTCAATAGCAATTTTGAAATGAACATggttcttttgttttagatatgtataggatagtggaggaaattacaataatcaaccatgagTCTAGTACATTCTATATAGATTTATATCATAGGGttgaatttttcatcatatctatagaatagttccacataaaattgctctgactgatgatgtgcgggAAGATCTTGTGGACAACTACCCATTGTTGCATTTATCATATAAACGTGCTGGAGTACTGCTTTTTGTCACTGCTCGTTCACATGTTTGTTTGCATTCAGAATGACTAAGGCTTCATCAACTGAGGTGTCTTtgtatttcccattttctctccttttctttttttattttttatagcacagtgatagatcttgtaaattgtcaGCTATCTGAGCAAGGAAGTCTATCACTTTACGAGGACAAAgtcaaattctgaaaattttaattacaaCGTTAAATAACTTTTGGCGatatatattttaacatttACATTGGAAGAGAAAGTTTTCCCCAAGTTGAAGAGTATTACTATTCGTagagataagaagagattttatttattttttttccttatttatgtcttcattggtaatttgacatgatttgacaaagtTAACTATTATTTGGCAAAAAAAAGAGATCCAAATACCAatattggaggtatgaatagaagctcttttttttttttttttgccctttttGATCAAGATAGTTATTCTTgttaataactttttttttttagggaaatttGGTGTCATTCCATTCAAATGAAGACAACATTACATATAAAATAGCTCACCCCAAAAGTTGGGCTACTACAAGATTGAGCCATCATTAGAGAGCCCTATGGCTGAAACCTAATAGGACAAGATAATTAGGGTAACCTAACATGAAACATTATCTTAAAGAGGAATCCATTATCCCTAAAATAGTGTCAGGTTACTCTTTTTCTTTCACCACAGATTTGGAGAGTATAGTTTAGTTGGAATTTGGCTGTCGGTAAACACGCACCCACCCCCACGCCACCccacaaaaagagaaaaaaccaATTAAGTGAAAAGTTTGAGAgcaatttggccaataatccTGTTTCAAAGACTCAATTACAAACATAAGAACAAATCCAATACGAATAACACATTTTCAGAGTTCAGACTATATTTCAAGGAAAAGGTAGGATACGTTAATTGCATTATTACCCCCAAACAATACAAAGTTACAAATATAAGTTTAATTCTGCACAGCATAATGCTAACCATAAAGGGCCAAGCATTTCACCCAACTTGAAACTATTATAAAGCCAAAACTGTATGTATATACAGATTATACCGAGTTTAATATACGAGATGTGAAGATCGTGGGAATGAACTTGCTTACAATAATTTGCTCACTGGTGCTTTTTCGTGCCTCTCTATATATGCAGATGGAAACCACCCGGCCTTGCCCTTGCATTCCCCTTCAGACCATCCATTAGGGCCCACCTACAAAACAAAGACGAaaagaaaactcaaaaaaaaaaaaaaaaaaaaagcactacAGATCCAATCATCCAAGTAAAAtaggaaaataaaattataagaaTTCTTTCTATTATGGCTTTGCAATTGTATGTTCATTGTTTTTTTCATCTTGTAAATTGAGAGGCAGTGTTCAAAGGTTGAAAAATTACTCAGATGATATAAGATAATGTACTTCCAGCTCAAGAGAGACATTTCTAGGGAATGCCATTCCTTTTATAATCTAGTCATCCCTTCCTATTAAACATCCAAGTGAAAGGTTACTAGAACCGTGCACAGGCTACAATTAAACTAGCAGTGGTTGAAGTACCTCACGAACCACAACATAATCATCAATTGATAGATTCAACTCTCCATCTGCTTGAGCATCAAAAGGGTGTATAGCCTGCATATGATGTAGAAGTAATTCAGTGGGGGGAAAAGCTCGGAATtacaaataaaaattgtaaagtCAACTAACAAAACTATCCTTTCAGAAAGTGGACTTTTAATTAAAGTTGATGCAACTGATAGTGAGTTAAACATATTGCAAACAATCACATTTTGAAAGTTGAATAAAGTTCAGTAAAATCTAATATAAACTCTTAATGACAAAAAATCATATATATCACAACTAAAAAGGTAAAAAGAAATCAATTTGATTTAAAAACATGCACATACTCTTAGAAAACAAAAACTCAGAAACTGCAAAAACGAGTCACTAGCACATGCCCAATTTCATTTGGGTGTAGAGAATGAAATTATCTAGGATTTTGAAGGCCTTACTCTTGCAATGAAAAAATTGCCATCTTGAGTAAGTTGTTCATGATCATCAGATCTCTTTGAACTAGCATTTGGATGCACTGTCTCTGATTCTAATGAAAATTCTTGTGGTAGCTTCTCCAGAATCATCTAATCATTTAAAATGCAGCCAGTCAGAGTCAAAACTTCTCATGTGCAGACAAGATAATAGAAAACAGTACACAATGACAAAACAAGCAGAGCCCTACTCCATAATACAACCTCAGAATGTAGCTTCTCTAGAATAGCAAGCGCATGTTGATGATAAGATCTTTCAGCATCAACCTACAAAATGTTTTGCTACACTCAGTAGAGAagtgaaaaataagaaaataaaacttcACACTACTGTACCGTACCAAATGTATTAAGAACAATATTATGACAACACCACCAATTACATTGCACAGTTGGACACGATAATTGTACAATCATAAATTTCAAAGCCAACTAAGTAGCAAGAAGAGCTTTGCACAACTTTGAGAGATAACTTAAATCTAAAATTATAAATCACTTCTATACGATTGTTTGTGGACAGATAAAGCATGCATTATCTTCCTTAAGAGTAATAGACCTGTTTCTCTCGTTTAATCTACTATGAAAATGCATGCTCGTCCGTGAACAAAACCACAAGTCAGATACTTCTGGTGTGCTTTTATTAGCTACCTAAGTAAATAGAGCCACTAATATTTCCTTTGTGCTCTACTTGAACGAACCATAAAATTCAGCAACAGTTACGGATAATTCCGTGTATGAAGTGATGCCAGTTCAGCAGAATAAGGTGGTCCAAACTTAAACAAAAACTACAGGGTGAAACTGCGAAAATCATATAAACTTGGCGAAATTAATAAAAACCAATTCACATAGAAAGAAAATTCCTTGTTATTCTATAATCTTAAATACTTCTAAGCCAATATTTTGCTATTCAATATCATGTAATTGATGCGATAACAAATGAATTAGAATGACATATAGTTTTTTGGATGATAATGTTGTTTTAGCTTCAATATGGAGGTCTTTTAAGTTGGGAAGaattgaaaagaaacaaaacatgGAAATTTTGGCACAGATAAATGTGGAAATTAGACTTGGTTAATTACTTTTGTATGTATCACACTTACAATTAATTTATACTCTAGGAAGAGTTGTTAATGGGTTGCCTGAATAAAATCGGCACCCTTCATTTGCATCTTAGTTTTGGCATATTGATTAAGGACTTAATCTTAATTCTTTCCCATTCGTGAGACCCAAGAATAGTGACTCTagatgaagaaaaacaaaaggaacTACTTTTGGTCCAAGCTGAGTTGTTGTGTTGTACACCTAAAAAGTAAAAACGTTTATTGCAATAGTTAAATAAAGCTCCAACAACAGATGTTCCAACAATGGTAACAGATATCTAGAAATATGGTGGGGTAATGATAGCACCAATTTAGGATCACCATCAAGAAAGGAAAAGGCATCCCACTTAAATGTGTCACCAACCTTCTTCTTGTAACATCCTATTCCTATGACGGATGAGAAGAAGGATATGTCATGATAACTGAGAATGAACTTTCAAAGAATGGAAAAGGCAACAAGCAGTTTGGGTGATGAACAAACGGCAGTTAATGACTAATGAAACAGTTGGAAAGAATATACGGTCAAATGATCGTGTGAAACTAGATCAagataaagaaaaaattgaccAAATGTGAattcaatcaataaaatcaacTGTAAGAAATCGGCTGGACTATCAAGAGGCTAAATAGGCAGCATCACCTCCTCATAAAATCAGGAAAACACTTCTAATCAGCTCTTACTCCGTTTAGATCATGAGAACGTGTCAATGCGTCACTAGAAGGATAACTAAGAAGGGTCACCCATAATTTATAAAAGCATGTACAACCTTTCAAATGCACCTGTCCAAACATTTTCAATACCTTTTGTATATAACCAACAACCGATGCAGTCATTTTCTATCTAGAAATAAAGATGACAGAGTTGTGTACATTAGTATATAGCTCTTAACTATGAAATCGGATGACTAATGCACGTGTctccaaataaaacaaaaatgcgCTTATGAAAGTGTCAGATGAATATCTAGGGGATTGCATGGTAAGGATATGACTTCCTATAGCAGTATCCATCATGTATAGTTAAACTCCATGGGAAGCATAACTAAGCAATAAAACCTTACATCCAAACCATTATAAGAGCTACTACTTTAATAACCTATCACATGAAAACACAATCTATTTATATTCATAAATGCAAACCAGGATTTATCAGTTGTCGTATAAAGTCAGTAATCATACCATAGTAAGAAGCTTTTGGAAAGTCATCTGTTGCTGCTGAGCCTCAACTGACAACATTGCAGAAGTCGCTTCTCGGCCAAGTGCCACTGCAGTGGATTTAAGCTCTGTCAATCTTGCTTCTGTATTTTGAAGTTTCAAGGAACTCTCAGAAGATCCAGAAGCCTTGGATTTCAATCGACGCCTCAATACTTCAGCCACCTGATAAGAAAATAGAACGTATACTCTGTGAATATGGATTCCTAGACCAAGTGATAAACCTACTGCAACCAAGAGATACCTGGGCTTCGACCTCCTGACGCAGTTTATCATAACGATGAGTCAAGTGACGAGCATCCTCCAAAGGAGACCCAGTTAGTTGTGCCCGTAAAGGTTCATAAACCTACAAATTTAAACCCCATAGCATGattacaaaacaaaaatcaatggAAAGATTGCAAATAGCTCCAAAATGGGTATTAAGTTTTGATAATTATAGCCTTATAGAAGGAGAGTTGATTCATTTGGTAAAGCCTGTTGTCATTGTCCAAGAGTCCTGAATTAGTACCACCATCACTAAGGTTGAGTGGGTTAATGAGATGCCGGGAGGCAACTTCTGTTTGTGTTGCCCATAGGCTCAATAGGTTCCActggaaaaaaatatatatatcatgacTTCTATAGCTGAATGCATTCATACAGTCAAACGAATGTCACGGgatcaattttgatcacaaggTAGTGCATATTTTCACTCACTTTTTACTCAACTTTTCTCACAAAATTCTTAATTTTCACAGACAACTTCTTAGGCCATCTTTCTATCGGAAAAATGCTACCATATTTCAGTTCACAAGATTCGTTGCAACCTATTCCAAAGAACGAATATAGAACTACAGTGAAGAAATTACCTGCTCACCTAGGATCCTAAGGaaagtctctctctcttcttcaattGAATCATGTGAAGTACCAAAGTAAGTTGAAGCTCTAACTAGAGGGGTACTAGTGTTTTGATTTTCAGCTCCATATTTGCAGCAATCTTCA contains these protein-coding regions:
- the LOC112180836 gene encoding SH3 domain-containing protein 2 isoform X2; protein product: MESIRKQACKLREQVAKQQQAVLKRLGSLSNEAVMVDEAEILCHQQLHDLYTSTRAAKHFQRSIVRGVEAFISISLKQMEIVRKLAEDCCKYGAENQNTSTPLVRASTYFGTSHDSIEEERETFLRILGEQVYEPLRAQLTGSPLEDARHLTHRYDKLRQEVEAQVAEVLRRRLKSKASGSSESSLKLQNTEARLTELKSTAVALGREATSAMLSVEAQQQQMTFQKLLTMVDAERSYHQHALAILEKLHSEMILEKLPQEFSLESETVHPNASSKRSDDHEQLTQDGNFFIARAIHPFDAQADGELNLSIDDYVVVREVGPNGWSEGECKGKAGWFPSAYIERHEKAPVSKLL
- the LOC112177784 gene encoding uncharacterized protein LOC112177784 isoform X1, translated to MASSTVNFNAIVPELLNQHNYEEWSSRVKTYLLAEDLWDVVKGKHPIPNAEAENKLWMKNNAKALHAINISCGTEMFSFIRKSNTAMEAWEVLEKEFKLRLKSEIEETAGENNANNFDRYAPFFDYVMGGDWDNAKECLLGLGSDADNALRATDPYYQNTALHVAALNGKVHIVKELVQLMTPEDLEIKGHNGATPLGALARQCKVEGDAIEMAKYMVEKNNRLFSIPVTLSNRIPVVEAASWSKWKLGRYLYSVTPTEALTPQNGPHGAMLLVQCLGRLKMLDIAWDLLQRCPNLVTDKPVIMLAGTRSAFLSGTRLTYWQKWVYNRIHIQAVDVNSLGISINVSNLKEDQDKTNRFCSVMSLFRRILKGLLKLLGINTIYEMKLKHLQIIKFLQWMGQVVRNQNNLHEIVPSSMFVAVEKGLLSLLLISVKQTTD
- the LOC112177784 gene encoding uncharacterized protein LOC112177784 isoform X2; translated protein: MASSTVNFNAIVPELLNQHNYEEWSSRVKTYLLAEDLWDVVKGKHPIPNAEAENKLWMKNNAKALHAINISCGTEMFSFIRKSNTAMEAWEVLEKEFKLRLKSEIEETAGENNANNFDRYAPFFDYVMGGDWDNAKECLLGLGSDADNALRATDPYYQNTALHVAALNGKVHIVKELVQLMTPEDLEIKGHNGATPLGALARQCKVEGDAIEMAKYMVEKNNRLFSIPVTLSNRIPVVEAASWSKWKLGRYLYSVTPTEALTPQNGPHGAMLLVQCLGRLKMLDIAWDLLQRCPNLVTDKPVIMLAGTRSAFLSGTRLTYWQKWVYNRIHIQAVDVNSLGISINVSNLKEDQDKTNRFCSVMSLFRRILKGLLKLLGSGEYGTF
- the LOC112180836 gene encoding SH3 domain-containing protein 2 isoform X1, giving the protein MESIRKQACKLREQVAKQQQAVLKRLGSLSNEAVMVDEAEILCHQQLHDLYTSTRAAKHFQRSIVRGVEAFISISLKQMEIVRKLAEDCCKYGAENQNTSTPLVRASTYFGTSHDSIEEERETFLRILGEQWNLLSLWATQTEVASRHLINPLNLSDGGTNSGLLDNDNRLYQMNQLSFYKVYEPLRAQLTGSPLEDARHLTHRYDKLRQEVEAQVAEVLRRRLKSKASGSSESSLKLQNTEARLTELKSTAVALGREATSAMLSVEAQQQQMTFQKLLTMVDAERSYHQHALAILEKLHSEMILEKLPQEFSLESETVHPNASSKRSDDHEQLTQDGNFFIARAIHPFDAQADGELNLSIDDYVVVREVGPNGWSEGECKGKAGWFPSAYIERHEKAPVSKLL